TTAACCTGTATGAATGGCAAAAAAACAAATGATAGATAATAATGTATGAATCCGACTTTTTTTAATCTAGCATTAGGTAAGTACTTCTTCTTATTCAGTCATCAGTTTCATAAAATTCACTTAGTGTTCTcggtaattttaattagacaaatgtgtattatgtaattagttttttactggtggttcactcatatgtgggagtccgcctgggtaggtaccaacgcaaagTCTAtgtctgccaccaagcagcagtgtgtagtcactgtcgtgttccgTGTGtttccagtgtaactactggacataatgagacttaacagctcacgtctcaggatgtcgagcgcagtggaataccaaacaatactttgaaaatcaaggtgttggatagtgttaatactgtttatgggcagtggtatcgcttaccatcaggcgatcgtcaagctcgtctcgtcattcaaagcaacaaaaaaaacgtACATAGCTTTTGTTTAAATGCTGAATAAAATTCATTCTGAATTGTTAATATTCAAGCTTAGAAGTTCTTATTTTGTATAACTGAATGCAGCTTAATGGGATAATGAAGTCTGAGATTAAGCCGCTTACCTGGTGGTAAGCACAAAGCGACACGCTGTTAGCAGTCAATACCCATAGAtgaaatgtatttgaaatagtTGTATTTGacatacaaaatgataaatacCTATTTACGTCTACTCGGGGGAGGGCTTCGATAAAAATTAGATGCCTTATTATACACTGATTGGTAAAAAACGCAGAGaggaaaataaaagtatttttgttaggAATTTTTATCTATAGTTTTTACATCACTAACTTGAGAAATGATTGATTCCCCATATAAATTCTCTTTCCCTGTTTCATCGCTTCAAGTTTTAAGCAAGCCATAGCTAGCTTTATATACGGCCATATTTTATGGCCACTACTAGCCCACTTTAAAATTCACTCtgtataagtaggtacttgTTTCTATAAGGTCTCATAAAAGTTTTATGCAATATTGATATCAATAGAGGAAACTGAtattggtttttataaaaagatttagataaaaaaatgaatatacctaactatttagtatttaatatacaaaattgaaAGAGTATTGTGTATTTGCATTTGAAACGGAAAATTCGATCAGTAtaggtattttgtataaaacgTTTGGTACATCTCTGTTAGTAGCATTACCACCCGAATTTCCCCTCCATGGTTCTGTGCTGCTTACGTCACCCTGGGACATTACACGAGATATACTTGGCCCCTTTCGAACCAGAACATAGCAATTCATAAGTAATACTTTGCGgtaaaaattgataaaattattgacattcCTACCCAGCCGAACTCTCACATAGAGTCACCTAACTACCTCATAAAATtgtgtgataaaataattttacctcaACATCTTCAGCAGAATTTGTTACTTGCAGCCCCGTAACATGGTAATTTGATGTCAGATTATCATCATCACTCGCGACGCTGAATGCTCCATTCACGTTTAAACCAGTTAAAACTATACTGAAATGGAAATTATATCATTggtaagaattattttataaaatctttatttactattataacttAAATGTGGATAAAAAGGTCGACAGATGTGGATAgttgttaacatttttatatataaaagccTAAGTTACAATAGCTGAATGGGAGGCCTattgttggtgcaataattgtttatgttatgtaggattatgtgtttttattttttatctttgttccaacaataaacttccTTCTTTCTTTCTAAGTACTTACGGAAGAtaatcaatttttatataaggaaaataaagGATAAATTTGCTTTTCCAGTCCTTAGGTTGAACTCAACGAAGCAAATACAAGGCAAATAAATGACTaccttttgttttaaatgtgtagtaggtattcaaataattactttttgttagAAATTACAGTCTGCCACAAAATAAGCTCAACAAATTCttcatttcaaattcaaaacctTTAATCTTTTGTGACTCTATAATCGTTTTATCTTCACATATATAAGCTTCAAACGGTTAACTTTATTTCAGATTAGCTTTTGCCCACAGCGCCTTCCGAGTGAAAATGTTCTTGCgagttaaatattttctcgggatgaAAAGGAGcttatagcattcaggagtaatgtagcttcatcggaaatcggttcagtagtttcaaTGATGAGCACCTACAAACCAGAAATTTCTTCCACCTTATAATACTAGTACgtatagataaagaaaaaaaaaattcaataagttAATGTGTGAATtaagcgttttgaagttttgaatttgtttagctattttTGTAGCTGAGTGCACGTACTATAAAGCATATACATGCTACATTTATAAACTCctcgtaaaattattaaaaaaatataattttacgagGAATACGAATTTACTCTTACTGTGAGCTTCCAGAAgtgttaaatgttataatttgttcCAGTTGTAAGTTTATTCCCTCGAAGTcaactgaaatattaaaatcagggttaaatgatttttttttaaatatttgtaaccttaatttatttcaattatgttGAGTGTAATCCATTAAATTTCCATTAAccaaatcttttaaaatatggaAGACAGACGCTGTAACGTCGatgcttaaaaataattgcCTGATTTATAAATGGAAGCCAGATTTTTACAAATCCTATTCGATGTTCTCAGTCTCCTTGTTGGAAGGAGGGACTAAAGAACTTTAGTATGTATTTTTCAATGGGTTTTTAGAAGATGAAAGCGACGCAAAATTCATCAGTACAgagcttaaaaaaattatcacataatatCTATGTACATAACTTACCGTCGACAACAACCTCAGGCACGCCGATGTTGAATTCTAATCTTTTGGAGTCGATTACCACTCCTAGTTCATGGATGGTAAAATTTTGTGTGCCACTAGCCACAAGGTTCATCAAATCCACTGTTCccctgttataaaataaatataaagttggaAATCTATATTCTGCGATCAATCAGAATTTAAACGCGGTGCCGCCTGGTGCAGCCCGTACAGATAAGATTTACTTTGACGTAATACCCCGGAGAGAGTTGAGGAAAGACAAAATAGCGGTCAGTTGTAGGAACCGAAATAATAAGCGTAATCTTTTCTGTaacatgtttgttaaaaattgtTGCAACGAACACGTTGAAGCAGGGTTAGCACAGGGGAGAAAAAGATCATATTCAAGGCGCAATTAGATAACGACTATCACATTAAGCATAAATGTTACAAAACCGAGTTAAGATGTACTCACTCGACAGGGCCATTTTGGAATTCCAATATGAGTGGTGGCAATACATCTTTCGTGTACGGTTCTGTGACTTCTATAAAGTCGTCTATTCCGACGGGCATCAATCGACGCGCATATTCGAGTAAGCCAATCACGTTGTTAGCAGCCCTTACTTCTACATCTGTAGGGGTGTCTGTACTCGGACCCACAATACCAATTTTCACAGCGCTCTTCATTGGTCCTAAGTGGATCGCTGTCACTGTCAAATAtgtgaattaattaaacaaactattacAACGTACtataaatacattcaaattaCATTAGGCCGTAGGAAATGTTTTACtaatttgtttaatatgttctacaatttttttaattaggcaaattatttgaaatcaaGATTGCGCTTTTACATTATTCTATTAGTCTCGGTGTTAGTTAACACGCAATattgtcaataaaattttatagagtgcgttcggctaatttcggacggtttttcggtgtgttgcgaggagtctcgaaaatattttttttgtcataaaatatttaagcgatacaaacattttatacataaaactggtttttaattatgctactttatgtgataatttaatcatcttccaattctctctgtgcaagcataaaaatagatgataatatctgtatagaattttaaaaaccgtagaaaagatcggaccttcgcggTGTAAGTTCGGACTttgttctaataacgcttctaatgctagtatgataaggttcacaaaatcaaataaaagtcttaaaaatgttaagaagcgcgcaatccaccttttttgtttcaatgcaccTTACGCAGTACGCACCCGTTCTTGGTCATAGCATCAAGTGTGTTATATAGGGCGGGGCAAAAAGAAACAGCGTAGATGCCTatgtagcttaaactaaaaaataaccatagattcgtggtattttttcgttatacgatcttacaccgtgtccgatcttacccgaacgcaccttatataTTTAGGTATGATATATGTGATTATAGTTATTGTTTTACCCAGGACGACGCACAAGGCAGCATATATAGTGGCGAACAGGAGCTTCATGTTAACGACGGCGCTGGGTGTATTGTGATTTGTAATTAAGTAGCTCGGTATCTTATACTAAACTCTCGACCGCTTAAAATGACCGTAgcatattcatttatttcattcGTTTTACGGCaatttattcaaacaattataatgttaatgtgTGTAGGTACGTtagattaaacaatatttattttattacttacaaattaGATATCATTTTTATACTACATACTTATACGTCGTAAAGCCATTGTTCGTCATGTGTATGATATAATACATCGGCGTACGAGAGGTCAATTTTCGTGCTCATCGCCAATGAGATATCAAACCAAGAGCGCTCCGTGAcagactgttttattttttataaaccataCAAAAATCTCGCATTTTGgtatataagtacctaatattgtaacccccttattcatagacgttatttatctaaggacggagcattgctgtgataacgagtctgtttctcagctttgtttatctgacaacttGTGTTTGTTcacctttgtttatctgacagccaattagattaaagttgcatctcaatattaaccaatcacaacggccctatgcgAAGGCTGCCAATGCtctcagcactgaaaaacagacttgtcaTCACAGGAATACTACGTCCTTAGGTAAAAAAGTCTATcaataagggggtaagtgtttAATTATTGGAACTACGTAAGTATATGTAACTTCTGCTTTACCCCCTAGATCAAAATTTGAGATTGATTTTCTTTCCCTATTAGGTGAAAGTGGCGTTCGTAcataatgctatatacatatactatacTAAGTACAAAAAGGACGATCTAAAATTTACCAGAAAAGTGTTCCTTTCGTCAGATGTAAATTTACTAAGTTGTAGATACCTATGtctaaataaaatttccatATTAGTGGTAAAACACAACAGCATGTATGTACCTACTGTGGATATAGTATGTACCAATTTTTAGGACTagttaacaatgttttttttattgaactttaaaGTAAATGGTAGCTATGTCCTTAaggtatacatattatgtacccACAtccgtattttatatttttaacataacattttcataaacatccCGTCAATAGATTTGTttacgtttatttaattatttaacaacgTTGTGACTGAACCGTAGACCGATTGCTTAATGGAAACCGTGCACCTGCCATAACTAGAACGATGTCTGAGATAACTTTAACCTAACTGcgggaattataattattgctgtcccattataaaaaaaaagtctaaacTTATTTTTGGCTACTGGAAGTAGTTGTTTAAAATCAGGGGCCGTAGCCAAGCCCTttgcaatcgttaacgctaataaaaaaaggaaaacaaagaCATACTTATCTTATAGATTAGTCTATCGCTTCGATATGTCACAATGATACATAAAGTTAGCGTTTATGATTGTGGAAAGGGATCTTGGGTACGGTCTCTGTTCCATTTATGGCACGTTGTAGCTTTCTTCcggatacaatatttattaattttggttgGCCAAGTGTGTCGAAAGAGcacacgatagcctagttgctaACGGAACAACTGTCGAGTCGAAGGTTCATAAACCaaagcacgcacctctgacttcgaagttatgtgtttattgtaaatatcaattacggtgaaggaaaacatcacgaCAAGTTTTTAGTCTAAGAAGCTCTAATAAAAAtgtcgaaggtatgtgaagtctgacaACCCGCACTAGCTGGACATCGTAGTGGACTTGCTAGTGGACGTAGCTTACTAAACCCTCTGAATAGTAGAGGAAAACCGTGCCCAGCAGTCGAactgtatataatactatattattcatatttattttataagtgtaaACTGACAACGTAAGTAATATTCTAAATCCATTATGGCGGACGGCCCAAGATTATGGACGAGTTACTTTTTGTGCACGTCCATGATATGGGtatcgaataaaatataatataggtatgaaattaaaagatttgctgagaaaaatacaaatatacgaATGTCTGCGTCTACTAACTAACCATTCATAAAGGTAGTGTGTTAATGCCCGCTGTGTTAACTAATATAACTATAGCCTGGGCAAATATTAGCAGTGGATAATATATTGGCAAATTTTAAGGTCATAACTTGGTATAGGTTAGGTATAGGTTGGTGATCATAGGCGGCTCCGTGCAGGTAACTTTGTGCAGCAGGCTATTCCAGGGTCGCGCCGTCTTGTATGCGTCGAAGAAGGCCACTGCGGGTGTTGGTTGGTACGCTGGTGTGTTAGGTACTCGGGTCAAAGCTCGCTTGgacgatgctatactcccgagtttAGACATGGGTGTAACCGTTCCACTCAACCCTCTTGTGGCGGTAGCTATAATACGTTTTTCCACGCGATAGAAAGAAATATATCGGTGTTCCTCGAACATTTGTCGGAGGGACCCGTAGAGCTTTAttgattactagcttttgcccgcggctccgtccgcgttataaagtttttcgggctaaggttttccgttataaaagtcacgctatgtattttcct
The sequence above is drawn from the Manduca sexta isolate Smith_Timp_Sample1 chromosome 28, JHU_Msex_v1.0, whole genome shotgun sequence genome and encodes:
- the LOC115445140 gene encoding uncharacterized protein LOC115445140 gives rise to the protein MKLLFATIYAALCVVLVTAIHLGPMKSAVKIGIVGPSTDTPTDVEVRAANNVIGLLEYARRLMPVGIDDFIEVTEPYTKDVLPPLILEFQNGPVEGTVDLMNLVASGTQNFTIHELGVVIDSKRLEFNIGVPEVVVDVDFEGINLQLEQIITFNTSGSSHIVLTGLNVNGAFSVASDDDNLTSNYHVTGLQVTNSAEDVEVNVANEIPEDIVVEVKDALMKSIAKAAINAITEILSHFTLEQVNLFLEI